ACGTGATGATTAAGCTCGTTGAGAAGATATTCAAGCCCCCAAGCAGTTTTTAACTTTTCTGTTCTACTTGAGAGCCAGACTTCAGCGCCGCCACGATCGCATCGGCCACTCGAGACACAGGAATAATCTCAATATCAAGATCGGGAAACGATTGTCCTTTGGGAACAATCGCTTTCTTAAAGCCCAGCTTCAGCGCTTCCTTAAGGCGCAGCTCCATTTGCGAGACCGATCGCACCTGCCCCCCCAAACCCACTTCACCAATGATCACCGTCAGCGGATCGACAAGCCGATCTCTAAAGCTGGCTGCAACCGCGATCGCAACCCCTAAATCCGCTGCAGGCTCCGCCACATTCAACCCCCCGGAAGAAGCCACATAAGCGTCAAGCTTCGAGAGCGGAATGCCCAAACGCTTCTCTAGCACCGCCAAAATCTGCAGCAGCCGGTTATATTCCAAACCCGTCGTGGATCGGCGCGGAGAACTGTAGCTCGTCGGGCTTACCAATGCCTGCAGTTCCACCACAATCGGGCGCGTCCCTTCGCAGGCCACAATCGTAGCGGTGCCCGGAGCTACTTCATCACGATCGCCCAAAAATAATTCTGATGGGTTAGGGACTTCCCGCAATCCCCGATCCATCATCTCGAAAACGCCGAGTTCATGGGTGGCTCCAAAGCGATTTTTAACCGATCTCAGCAGCCGATGGTTGGCGAACCGTTCGCCTTCGAAGTATAAAACCGTATCGACGAGGTGTTCGAGCACTTTTGGACCTGCGATCGCACCTTCCTTAGTCACATGCCCCACAATAAACAGCATGATATTTTCCTGCTTCGCCAACCGCATCAGGGCCGAAGTACATTCCCGCACCTGCGCCACAGACCCCGGAGAAGAAGTCAGAGACGAAAAATAAAGCGCCTGGATACTGTCAATTACGGCAACCTGAGGCTTCAGAGAATCAAGCTCTTGCAAAATCGTTTCCAGATCCGTCTCAGGCAGCAAGTAAAGGTCAGGGTTCTCAGCAGCAGACTCACCAGCCCCTGAAGAATCATGGTTCAGCACCCCTGCTGGCTGGACGCCAAGGCGCTGAGCACGGAGCTTCACCTGCTGCCCCGACTCCTCAGCGCAGACATAGAGAACACACTGACGCTGACTCAGTTGATTCACAATTTGCAAAAGCAGCGTTGATTTTCCAATACCCG
The genomic region above belongs to Acaryochloris thomasi RCC1774 and contains:
- the radA gene encoding DNA repair protein RadA — its product is MAKSRSQYVCQECGASSPQYFGKCPACHAWNTLVEQVVEPITSTTDGARLVNQRSSKKRRAPAPPQAVSALTLAQIADNPTQRFSSGYLELDRVLGGGIVPGSLVLIGGDPGIGKSTLLLQIVNQLSQRQCVLYVCAEESGQQVKLRAQRLGVQPAGVLNHDSSGAGESAAENPDLYLLPETDLETILQELDSLKPQVAVIDSIQALYFSSLTSSPGSVAQVRECTSALMRLAKQENIMLFIVGHVTKEGAIAGPKVLEHLVDTVLYFEGERFANHRLLRSVKNRFGATHELGVFEMMDRGLREVPNPSELFLGDRDEVAPGTATIVACEGTRPIVVELQALVSPTSYSSPRRSTTGLEYNRLLQILAVLEKRLGIPLSKLDAYVASSGGLNVAEPAADLGVAIAVAASFRDRLVDPLTVIIGEVGLGGQVRSVSQMELRLKEALKLGFKKAIVPKGQSFPDLDIEIIPVSRVADAIVAALKSGSQVEQKS